Proteins from a single region of Apium graveolens cultivar Ventura chromosome 7, ASM990537v1, whole genome shotgun sequence:
- the LOC141674256 gene encoding uncharacterized protein LOC141674256, translating to MWGLLRNFSRDSNLSWRVIGDMNNIISQEEKRGGAAYPQRLIDGFNKALEDAELKDLDLYGHPFKWERGRDTEVWIEIRLDRALSPILLDPKTGRLQRSNRRFRFENAWLLEPLCSQIVKDNWEVDITLNIMQKIALCGESLEVWGKEITGCFNRRIRDCKERLQQLRSARDAQSSRMYKEAKQKLFLILNQRKIFWKQRSKQLWLQSGDKNTKYFHASCNVRRRTNHIQKLKDTDGSWVDWQTNLQQLITRYYQDLFTATKSSEVIDCVTESVS from the exons ATGTGGGGCTTGCTGAGAAACTTTTCGCGGGATTCAAACTTATCTTGGCGTGTTATAGGTGATATGAACAACATTATTAGTCAAGAGGAGAAGAGAGGGGGTGCTGCTTACCCTCAACGTCTTATTGATGGTTTTAACAAAGCTCTTGAAGATGCAGAGCTGAAAGATCTTGATTTATATGGCCATCCATTTAAATGGGAAAGAGGTCGTGATACTGAAGTATGGATCGAGATTAGACTTGATCGAGCACTG AGTCCAATTTTGTTAGACCCAAAAACCGGTCGTCTGCAGCGTTCGAATAGGCGTTTCCGGTTCGAAAATGCTTGGCTATTGGAACCTTTATGCTCACAAATTGTTAAGGATAACTGGGAGGTTGACATTACTCTTAATATCATGCAAAAAATTGCTCTTTGTGGCGAAAGTTTAGAGGTCTGGGGAAAAGAAATCACTGGCTGTTTTAATCGCAGAATCAGGGATTGTAAGGAGAGACTTCAACAGCTCAGAAGTGCACGTGATGCCCAGTCCTCGAGGATGTATAAAGAGGCAAAACAAAAGCTATTCTTGATTTTAAATCAGAGGAAAATTTTCTGGAAACAGAGGTCTAAACAGCTATGGCTACAGTCAGGTGATAAAAACACGAAATATTTTCATGCATCCTGTAATGTTAGACGTCGTACAAACCACATTCAGAAACTCAAAGATACCGACGGCAGTTGGGTGGATTGGCAGACTAATTTGCAGCAGTTAATCACAAGGTACTATCAAGACTTATTCACTGCTACTAAAAGTTCAGAGGTGATCGATTGTGTAACTGAGTCAGTGAGTTAA
- the LOC141674254 gene encoding uncharacterized protein LOC141674254 — MGFSMWWVHLVLQSVTTVQYTIMHGEYEMGLIIPMRGIRQGDPLSPNLFIICAEADTSEASNVLQLLNVYENASGQKVNIDKSSVFFRRNKSAMLGFLKDKVMSKIRRWDGKTMARSGNEILVKSVVQTLPSYAMSVFLLPLQITKDIEKSLPKFWWTSKPTNSSHISWMS, encoded by the exons ATGGGGTTTTCGATGTGGTGGGTGCACTTGGTTCTTCAAAGTGTTACTACGGTTCAGTATACAATAATGCACGGTGAATACGAAATGGGTCTAATAATTCCTATGAGAGGAATTCGTCAAGGCGATCCCCTCTCCCCTAACCTGTTTATCATTTGTGCTGAAG CTGATACTTCTGAAGCGTCGAATGTATTACAGTTGTTGAATGTGTATGAGAATGCTTCAGGTCAAAAGGTGAACATTGACAAATCATCAGTATTCTTCA GGCGAAATAAATCAGCGATGCTGGGCTTTTTGAAGGATAAAGTGATGTCAAAAATCAGAAGGTGGGATGGTAAAACTATGGCCCGATCGGGAAATGAGATTTTGGTGAAGTCAGTGGTGCAAACCCTTCCATCCTACGCCATGTCTGTCTTTTTATTGCCTCTCCAGATCACCAAGGACATAGAGAAAAGCCTGCCAAAATTTTGGTGGACCTCTAAGCCAACAAATTCATCGCACATAAGTTGGATGAGCTGA